Proteins from one Syntrophus gentianae genomic window:
- a CDS encoding MBL fold metallo-hydrolase → MSPIKHPPISLTANFYQLGTPAFPAFLSMGEIGMLIEGGTGPTFPIIVEQIRTLGISPEKIKYIILTHSHADHIGGIPHFKRIWPHIKLIGSKVADKIFKKKELFFDYLLADTAIAQLMKAKDEINDLPPALNDYHFELDSSVKEGDSIDLGKGIIWDVYETPGHSPCHICLFERMEGTLVVGDCTGFYVPEKDAFWPNYFVSLEDYVNSIRKLATLPANRAVLSHNCIVYGKVREYLQYALSATEKYHREIIERLANGETVEKIALDKARFVDSITDIQPFKIMYDLSKLMINRSQKADPNISFEL, encoded by the coding sequence ATGAGTCCAATCAAGCATCCACCTATTTCTTTAACCGCAAATTTTTATCAGTTAGGAACCCCGGCTTTTCCTGCCTTCCTGTCGATGGGGGAGATCGGGATGTTAATCGAAGGGGGAACGGGTCCCACCTTCCCCATCATCGTTGAGCAGATAAGGACCCTGGGGATCAGTCCGGAAAAGATCAAATATATCATCCTGACCCATTCACATGCCGATCACATCGGCGGCATCCCCCATTTCAAACGCATCTGGCCGCATATCAAACTGATCGGCAGCAAAGTCGCGGATAAGATTTTTAAAAAGAAGGAGCTGTTCTTCGACTACCTCCTGGCGGATACGGCAATCGCCCAGCTCATGAAGGCCAAGGATGAGATCAACGACCTGCCGCCTGCCCTGAACGATTACCACTTTGAGCTTGATTCCAGCGTAAAGGAAGGGGACTCCATCGACCTGGGCAAAGGGATCATCTGGGATGTCTATGAGACACCGGGGCATTCCCCCTGTCACATCTGCCTTTTTGAAAGGATGGAGGGCACCCTCGTTGTGGGAGACTGTACCGGATTCTATGTCCCCGAAAAGGACGCCTTCTGGCCGAACTACTTCGTATCCCTGGAGGATTACGTGAACAGCATCCGGAAACTCGCGACCCTGCCGGCCAATCGGGCCGTCCTGAGCCATAACTGCATCGTATACGGAAAGGTCAGAGAGTATCTTCAGTATGCACTGAGTGCCACGGAAAAATATCACCGGGAAATTATTGAAAGACTTGCCAATGGAGAGACCGTGGAGAAGATCGCCTTGGACAAGGCGCGGTTCGTCGACAGCATTACCGATATCCAGCCTTTCAAGATCATGTATGATCTGAGCAAACTCATGATCAACAGGTCACAGAAGGCTGATCCGAACATCTCCTTCGAGCTTTAA
- a CDS encoding ammonium transporter, which translates to MNAGDTAWVLISTVLVFVMTPGLAFFYGGLVRRKNVLSILMQCFIIMCVISLQWVLYGYSLAFGPDTGWGIIGSLEWAGLKGVGGAPNGDYAATIPHLVFMIFQAMFAIITPALIIGAFAERVKFSSFLVLTILWATLVYDPLAHWVWGVGGWMRKLGALDFAGGIVVHVSSGISALVMAIMLGKRIGYAKEPFRPHNLPFTVLGGALLWFGWFGFNAGSALAANDLAANAFVTTNTATAAAGLTWALIEWRLHGAPTILGAVTGAVAGLVAITPACGFVSPLSSIFIGVAVSMICYIAIAIVKAKLGYDDSLDAFGVHGVGGAWGTIATGIFAEKAINSAGADGLLFGGMHQFLVQLMSLGIAVLYAVVVTIILFKVVDALLGMKVDKKSEIIGLDLSQQSESAYTVVD; encoded by the coding sequence ATGAATGCAGGAGATACCGCGTGGGTGCTCATATCCACAGTGCTGGTTTTTGTTATGACGCCCGGCCTGGCCTTTTTCTACGGAGGGCTGGTTCGCCGGAAAAATGTTCTTTCCATTCTCATGCAGTGCTTCATCATTATGTGCGTCATCAGTCTGCAGTGGGTCCTTTATGGATATTCCCTGGCCTTCGGTCCCGATACGGGCTGGGGGATCATCGGCAGTCTGGAATGGGCGGGACTCAAGGGTGTAGGAGGAGCCCCGAACGGGGATTATGCCGCGACCATCCCCCACCTCGTTTTTATGATCTTTCAGGCGATGTTCGCCATCATCACCCCGGCCCTGATCATCGGTGCCTTTGCGGAACGGGTGAAGTTTTCATCCTTTCTTGTGCTGACGATTCTCTGGGCCACCCTGGTCTATGATCCCCTGGCCCACTGGGTCTGGGGCGTGGGGGGCTGGATGAGAAAACTCGGCGCCCTCGATTTTGCCGGAGGAATCGTCGTCCATGTGAGTTCGGGAATATCCGCCCTGGTCATGGCGATTATGCTCGGGAAGCGGATCGGTTATGCCAAAGAGCCCTTCCGGCCGCACAATCTGCCTTTTACCGTTCTGGGTGGCGCACTGCTCTGGTTCGGCTGGTTCGGGTTCAATGCGGGAAGCGCCCTGGCCGCCAATGACCTGGCTGCCAATGCCTTCGTGACGACCAACACAGCAACAGCGGCGGCCGGACTGACCTGGGCCCTCATCGAATGGCGGCTGCACGGCGCACCGACCATCCTGGGCGCCGTGACGGGGGCCGTGGCTGGCCTCGTTGCCATCACCCCGGCCTGTGGATTCGTGTCGCCTCTGAGCTCCATCTTCATCGGGGTAGCGGTCAGTATGATCTGCTACATTGCCATTGCCATCGTCAAGGCCAAACTGGGCTATGATGATTCCCTGGATGCCTTCGGCGTGCATGGGGTCGGCGGGGCCTGGGGAACGATCGCCACGGGAATTTTCGCGGAAAAGGCGATCAATTCGGCTGGCGCTGACGGCCTGCTGTTCGGCGGTATGCATCAGTTCCTGGTACAGCTCATGTCTCTGGGCATAGCCGTCCTGTATGCGGTGGTGGTGACCATCATCCTCTTCAAGGTGGTTGACGCCCTGCTCGGGATGAAGGTCGACAAGAAGAGTGAGATCATTGGTCTTGATCTGAGCCAACAATCCGAATCGGCCTACACGGTTGTTGATTAA
- a CDS encoding ATP-binding protein: MRDQVLAGLDIKQELIVLHRRISELEKRNARIRKVVDALRRSKRKLSVEKQIADIFLTCPDEEMYGEVLNVVLKVQESQYGVFGYIDEDGALVMPSLSRNAWQEDSVPEKSILFQREFWDNGLWEQALREKRSFYDNIPLLIPEGHVPIYRFLTVPILFHEEVIGLLSVANKEKDYTEEDRKIQETIAGHISPILHARLQRDRQEKERKRAEEEQKRLEECLHRAEKMEVLGTMAGGVAHDLNNILGVLVGYSELLLLKMPENSPYRNYISNILESGKKSAAIIQDLLTLTRRGVAVSEVLNLNKIVSDYLKTPEFDMLKSLHPGVTFRADLDPDLLNMNGSPVHLLKMVMNLVSNAAEASFAQGKVTISTENRYLESPVSGYDDVRAGEHLVLTVSDRGKGIAPEDIGRIFEPFYTKKVMGRSGTGLGLAVVWGAVKDHEGYIDVKSTEGKGSTFTLYFPVVREKEATEQQPVSLLQYQGKNESVLVVDDVEGQRQLASSILTMLGYQVTAVSSGEEAVEYLRKNRADLLVLDMIMTPGIDGLETYRRILEISPQQKAVIVSGFSETERVREVQRLGAGAYIRKPYLMEKIGLAIRRELDRK; this comes from the coding sequence ATGAGGGATCAAGTTTTAGCCGGTCTAGACATCAAGCAGGAGTTGATCGTTCTTCACCGGCGGATATCTGAACTGGAAAAAAGAAACGCCCGGATCAGGAAGGTGGTAGACGCACTCCGCCGTTCCAAACGAAAGTTGTCCGTCGAAAAACAGATCGCCGATATTTTTCTCACCTGCCCCGATGAGGAGATGTATGGGGAGGTGCTGAATGTCGTCCTGAAAGTCCAGGAAAGTCAATACGGAGTCTTCGGTTACATCGATGAGGACGGCGCCCTCGTTATGCCCTCCCTGTCCCGCAACGCCTGGCAGGAAGATTCGGTTCCGGAAAAAAGCATCCTCTTCCAGCGGGAATTCTGGGACAATGGCCTGTGGGAACAGGCCCTTCGAGAAAAGAGATCCTTCTACGACAACATTCCGTTGCTCATCCCGGAAGGTCATGTTCCGATTTACCGGTTCCTGACGGTTCCCATCCTTTTCCACGAGGAGGTCATCGGTCTGCTCTCGGTGGCCAACAAGGAAAAGGACTATACGGAGGAAGACCGGAAAATACAGGAAACCATTGCCGGCCATATTTCCCCGATTCTCCATGCCCGGCTGCAAAGGGATCGGCAGGAGAAAGAACGGAAGCGGGCGGAGGAGGAACAGAAACGCCTTGAGGAATGTCTGCACCGTGCGGAGAAGATGGAAGTCCTGGGAACCATGGCCGGCGGCGTCGCCCATGATCTCAACAACATCCTGGGCGTCCTGGTGGGATACTCGGAACTGCTTTTATTGAAAATGCCGGAAAACAGTCCCTACCGGAATTACATATCGAATATCCTGGAATCGGGGAAAAAGAGCGCGGCGATCATCCAGGATCTCCTTACCCTCACCCGCAGAGGCGTGGCCGTATCCGAGGTGCTCAACTTGAACAAAATTGTTTCAGACTATCTCAAGACGCCCGAATTCGACATGTTAAAATCCCTCCATCCCGGCGTAACCTTCCGAGCGGATCTGGATCCGGATCTGTTGAACATGAACGGCTCGCCGGTGCACCTGCTCAAGATGGTCATGAATCTCGTGTCCAATGCCGCAGAGGCTTCCTTCGCCCAGGGAAAAGTGACGATCTCTACGGAGAACCGGTATCTCGAGTCGCCTGTCTCCGGATATGACGATGTACGGGCAGGCGAACACCTCGTCCTTACGGTATCCGATCGGGGAAAGGGTATCGCTCCCGAGGATATCGGCAGGATTTTCGAGCCTTTTTACACCAAAAAGGTGATGGGAAGAAGCGGAACGGGGTTGGGCCTGGCCGTGGTCTGGGGCGCCGTCAAGGACCACGAGGGATATATTGACGTAAAGAGCACGGAAGGCAAGGGAAGCACCTTTACGCTGTACTTCCCGGTGGTTCGGGAAAAAGAGGCCACGGAACAGCAGCCGGTCTCCCTGCTGCAATATCAGGGGAAGAATGAATCGGTTCTGGTCGTGGACGATGTGGAAGGGCAACGGCAGCTCGCCTCGAGCATCCTGACCATGCTGGGCTATCAGGTCACGGCCGTTTCCAGTGGGGAAGAGGCCGTGGAATACCTGCGGAAGAACAGGGCGGACCTTCTGGTTCTCGACATGATCATGACGCCGGGCATCGACGGCCTGGAGACCTATCGGAGAATCCTGGAAATTTCCCCGCAGCAGAAAGCGGTTATCGTCAGCGGATTTTCGGAAACGGAAAGGGTTCGGGAAGTCCAGAGACTGGGAGCGGGGGCCTATATCCGGAAACCTTACCTGATGGAAAAGATCGGTCTCGCAATCCGGCGGGAACTGGATCGGAAATGA
- a CDS encoding M48 family metallopeptidase encodes MEELGYTLLRSRNRRKTIYLQVGRDGRVVIRAPLFTPPEEIEDFFQRKTEWLMNRLRERERVLKESSPRAFMEGAAFLFLGNAYPLRIEPEKSAFRDSLLFDSQQFILAQSDLERGRAIFTAWYAEQAGIHLGERLREFSRQLDLVPQGFRITGAKSFWGSCSAANRLAFNWRLIMASPAVIDYVIVHELQHLVEKNHSPAFWKRVALVISDYEDQKRWLRRNGPRLNL; translated from the coding sequence TTGGAGGAACTCGGCTATACGCTTTTGAGGAGCAGAAACAGACGGAAAACGATCTACCTCCAGGTGGGAAGAGACGGTCGGGTCGTTATCCGTGCCCCTCTTTTTACACCACCGGAGGAGATCGAGGATTTTTTCCAAAGGAAGACGGAATGGCTGATGAATCGTCTCCGGGAAAGAGAAAGGGTTTTGAAGGAAAGTTCCCCCCGGGCCTTTATGGAAGGAGCAGCCTTTCTCTTTTTGGGAAACGCTTATCCCCTTCGAATTGAACCGGAAAAATCCGCTTTTCGGGACAGTCTTCTCTTTGACTCCCAGCAGTTTATCCTCGCCCAGAGCGATCTGGAGAGGGGACGGGCGATTTTTACCGCCTGGTACGCTGAGCAGGCGGGAATACACCTCGGGGAGCGGCTGAGGGAATTCAGCCGCCAGCTTGACCTTGTTCCCCAAGGATTCAGAATTACAGGTGCGAAAAGTTTCTGGGGCTCCTGTTCGGCGGCAAACAGACTGGCTTTCAACTGGCGGCTGATCATGGCATCCCCGGCCGTCATCGATTACGTCATCGTCCATGAACTTCAGCATCTGGTGGAAAAGAACCATTCCCCGGCATTCTGGAAGCGTGTTGCCCTGGTGATCTCCGATTACGAAGACCAGAAGCGCTGGCTGCGCAGAAACGGCCCCCGACTGAATCTGTGA
- a CDS encoding hybrid sensor histidine kinase/response regulator: MVLANVRDITQRKTAEAALRESEEKFRALVENSRDAILCLDRDHRYLYVNPRTAEQTGIPSEAFIGRSFEEMGFPEALCAQWHEATGRVFSSGEIVRTECQLPSGSWIDLIEIPEKDASGEVKDVIVSGRDITEHKQNEAMLSILFQAAPLTVFVVDADRIITKVNDYCFPAFGYSTEEIVGRNARFLYFNDEDYRAAGEAVYSSNCMARELRMRRKDGKEISVLTSRSYLNGKDVSEGSIVVVQDITAHKVLEEQLRQAQKMEAIGQLAGGVAHDFNNILQAILGYTNIILTSLGPEDRHYGKLKEVEKAGEKAAALTRQLLAFSRRQVLQLGPLDLNHVIDDLMKMLRRLIGENIELSLHPDSTLGKVNADRSQMDQVVINLCVNARDAMPDGGKLSIETQNIRLDDDDCTKYDLEKPGRYVRLSVMDSGCGMDPETKSKIFEPFFTTKEKWRGTGLGLATVYGIVRQHDGMIQVDSEIGKGSRFDVYLPVIESAEEAPLVEGQAPPRGGHETVLMAEDDAPLRFLTGEILKLAGYRVLAAVDGEDALRLYREHGQEVDLLLLDVIMPKKGGRGVYNEIRAVHPGIRCLFMSGYSEDAVHTNFILDHGLKLIQKPFKSMDLLRMLRQELDRS; encoded by the coding sequence ATGGTGCTGGCCAATGTCCGGGATATCACCCAGCGTAAAACGGCCGAGGCGGCCCTGAGAGAGAGCGAAGAGAAGTTCCGTGCCCTCGTGGAGAACAGCCGGGATGCCATTCTCTGCTTGGACCGAGACCACCGCTACCTCTATGTCAATCCCCGTACCGCAGAACAAACGGGAATCCCTTCCGAGGCCTTTATTGGCAGGAGTTTTGAAGAAATGGGGTTTCCCGAGGCCCTGTGCGCCCAGTGGCACGAGGCCACCGGCCGGGTTTTTTCTTCCGGGGAGATTGTCCGCACGGAATGCCAACTTCCCAGTGGCTCGTGGATCGATCTGATTGAGATTCCGGAAAAGGACGCCTCCGGAGAGGTCAAGGACGTCATCGTCTCAGGGCGAGACATTACTGAACACAAGCAGAACGAAGCCATGCTGAGCATCCTTTTCCAGGCTGCCCCCCTTACCGTATTTGTAGTCGATGCAGATAGAATTATAACAAAAGTCAACGATTATTGTTTCCCTGCATTCGGATATTCGACGGAGGAAATAGTCGGTCGTAATGCCCGCTTCCTCTATTTCAACGATGAAGACTACAGGGCTGCGGGAGAAGCAGTCTATTCATCGAACTGCATGGCAAGGGAGCTTCGAATGAGGCGAAAGGACGGAAAAGAAATTTCGGTCCTGACCAGCAGATCGTATCTGAACGGAAAGGACGTTTCTGAAGGGTCCATCGTGGTCGTACAGGATATCACCGCACACAAAGTTCTTGAGGAACAGCTGCGCCAGGCTCAGAAGATGGAAGCCATCGGTCAACTGGCGGGTGGGGTGGCTCATGACTTTAACAACATCTTACAGGCCATCCTTGGCTATACCAATATCATTCTGACCTCCCTCGGACCGGAGGACAGGCATTACGGAAAATTGAAGGAGGTCGAAAAGGCCGGGGAGAAAGCGGCCGCCCTGACCCGCCAGCTGCTTGCCTTCAGTCGGCGGCAGGTGCTTCAACTCGGCCCCCTGGATTTGAATCATGTCATCGATGACCTGATGAAGATGCTCCGTCGTCTGATCGGCGAGAACATCGAACTGAGCCTCCATCCCGATTCCACGCTCGGGAAGGTGAACGCCGACCGAAGCCAAATGGATCAGGTGGTCATCAATCTCTGCGTCAATGCCCGGGATGCCATGCCCGATGGAGGAAAGCTGTCCATTGAAACGCAAAACATCCGACTCGATGACGACGATTGCACGAAGTATGATCTGGAAAAACCGGGCAGGTACGTCCGGCTGAGCGTTATGGATTCAGGCTGCGGGATGGACCCGGAGACGAAAAGCAAGATCTTCGAACCCTTTTTTACCACAAAGGAAAAGTGGCGCGGAACGGGCCTCGGCCTGGCCACGGTCTACGGCATTGTCCGGCAGCACGATGGAATGATCCAGGTTGACAGCGAGATCGGAAAAGGGTCCCGATTTGATGTCTACCTTCCGGTGATCGAAAGCGCCGAAGAAGCCCCCCTTGTTGAAGGGCAAGCTCCCCCTCGGGGAGGCCATGAGACCGTTCTCATGGCGGAAGACGATGCCCCGCTTCGGTTTCTTACCGGAGAGATTCTCAAGCTGGCCGGTTACCGCGTTCTTGCCGCCGTCGATGGTGAAGACGCCCTGCGCCTGTACCGGGAGCATGGGCAGGAGGTCGATCTGCTGCTGCTGGATGTCATCATGCCCAAAAAGGGCGGACGCGGTGTCTACAATGAGATTCGCGCCGTCCATCCCGGCATCCGCTGCCTTTTCATGAGCGGCTACAGCGAAGACGCCGTGCACACCAACTTCATTCTCGATCATGGCCTCAAGCTGATCCAGAAGCCGTTCAAAAGTATGGATCTGCTGAGAATGCTCCGCCAGGAGCTGGATCGCTCCTAG
- a CDS encoding sigma-54-dependent transcriptional regulator translates to MKKTSEILVVDDDFAHRTMLKTLIGGWRYAVSEADDGESAIEAVRRRPFDLVLMDIRMVRVSGIEALEEIRQINPALPIILMTAYASVETAVEALKKGAYDYLTKPLDFDELRLVLERGLEHTHLKEENLLLKERLGLRFDRRNLIGRSEAMTGLLDLVAQVAPSEATVLISGESGTGKEIIAAAIHYNSLRKDGPFVKINCAAITETLLESELFGHEKGAFTGADRRKEGKFRQANGGTILLDEVSEMSLAMQVKLLRVLQEREITRVGGEEVIPIDVRVITATNRDLVREIAAGHFREDLYYRLNVVTLQVPPLRERREDIPLLAIHFLKEFADKNHKEIKGFTPRALDRMLRYPWPGNVRELMNTVERGVVLSRSDYLDESDLSPVLMENVPGKENHGAAVEEFSLESVEKITILKTLEEVGGNKSEAARRLGITRRTLHQKLRKYGMM, encoded by the coding sequence ATGAAAAAAACCAGTGAGATTCTTGTTGTTGATGATGATTTTGCCCACCGGACGATGCTCAAGACCTTGATTGGCGGCTGGAGATATGCCGTTTCCGAGGCCGATGACGGGGAATCCGCCATTGAAGCCGTCCGCCGGCGCCCCTTTGACCTGGTTCTTATGGATATCCGCATGGTCCGGGTTTCCGGAATCGAGGCCCTGGAAGAGATCCGGCAGATCAACCCGGCGCTGCCGATCATCCTCATGACCGCATACGCCTCCGTGGAGACCGCCGTGGAGGCTTTAAAGAAAGGGGCATACGACTATCTGACCAAACCCCTTGATTTCGACGAACTCCGGCTGGTTCTGGAAAGGGGGCTGGAACACACGCATCTGAAGGAGGAAAATCTCCTCCTGAAGGAGCGTCTGGGACTCCGCTTTGACCGGCGCAATCTCATCGGCCGCAGCGAGGCCATGACCGGGCTTCTCGACCTGGTGGCCCAGGTGGCCCCCTCGGAGGCAACGGTCCTCATCAGCGGAGAATCCGGAACGGGAAAGGAAATCATCGCCGCCGCCATCCATTACAACAGTCTGCGGAAGGACGGACCTTTCGTGAAGATCAACTGCGCCGCCATTACGGAGACGCTGCTGGAGTCGGAACTCTTCGGGCACGAAAAAGGGGCCTTTACGGGAGCCGATCGCCGCAAGGAAGGAAAGTTCCGTCAGGCAAACGGCGGAACCATCCTGCTTGACGAGGTCAGTGAGATGTCCCTGGCCATGCAGGTGAAGCTGCTTCGGGTCCTTCAGGAGCGGGAAATCACCCGGGTCGGCGGGGAAGAGGTGATCCCGATCGACGTCCGGGTCATTACCGCCACCAACCGGGACCTTGTCCGGGAAATCGCCGCCGGGCATTTCCGGGAAGACCTCTACTATCGGCTCAATGTGGTGACCCTCCAGGTGCCGCCTCTGCGTGAGCGGAGGGAGGATATCCCCCTTCTGGCCATTCATTTCCTGAAGGAATTCGCCGACAAGAACCACAAGGAAATCAAGGGATTTACCCCTCGCGCCCTGGATCGGATGCTTCGTTATCCCTGGCCCGGCAACGTGCGGGAACTGATGAATACCGTGGAGCGCGGCGTGGTCCTTTCCCGTTCGGACTACCTGGACGAGTCGGATCTCTCTCCCGTTCTCATGGAAAATGTCCCCGGGAAAGAAAATCATGGGGCGGCCGTCGAAGAATTTTCGCTGGAGAGTGTGGAGAAGATCACGATCCTGAAAACCCTGGAGGAAGTGGGCGGCAACAAGAGCGAGGCGGCGCGGCGTCTGGGCATCACCCGGCGGACTCTCCACCAGAAGCTGAGGAAATATGGAATGATGTGA
- a CDS encoding P-II family nitrogen regulator, which translates to MKLIVAIIQPHKLEEVKEALEAVNVNLMTVSNVLGQGRQKGYTEVYRGTREAGGLLRKVRLDIAVNEDYVEKTLMAIAKGAHSGEAGDGKIFVLDLQECVRIGTGERGSEAIG; encoded by the coding sequence ATGAAACTGATTGTTGCCATTATCCAGCCGCACAAGCTGGAAGAAGTGAAAGAAGCCCTGGAAGCCGTGAATGTGAACCTGATGACCGTTTCCAACGTCCTTGGACAGGGCCGGCAGAAGGGATATACGGAGGTTTACCGGGGAACGCGCGAGGCAGGCGGCCTCCTGCGGAAAGTGAGACTGGATATCGCCGTCAACGAGGACTATGTGGAGAAGACTCTTATGGCCATTGCCAAGGGTGCCCATAGCGGCGAGGCCGGAGACGGCAAGATCTTCGTTCTGGACCTGCAGGAATGCGTCCGGATCGGCACCGGCGAACGCGGTTCCGAGGCCATCGGATAA
- the feoB gene encoding ferrous iron transport protein B has protein sequence MDEELIPLSLLKEGEEGIVRSVQGGKGLISRLASMGISQNARIRVLQSAGGRFIVEAADARIALGWFEVSHIEVVRSHPRREETVPAPERRRLLVALAGQPNVGKSTIFNILTGLSQHVGNWPGKTVEKKEGTYITENTEMHITDLPGTYSLSAFSEEERITRDFILQNRPDVIALLINAASLERSLYLLSELLLLGPPVVVALNMLDVAESSGIFIDPAKLRKSLGIPVVPMIATKNSGINDLVAKILATADGEEPYHPVIPGVSLDHEEVFCELLDLIHEHVSLESYPSDWVAIKLMEGDGEISKMVKDRVPDFVRERINALLIEHEDALRAVVNGRYAWIKAVTEKAVFRKRMEEVLLTDRIDHILTRPVWGIPILLGVFALIFLLTYTVGFPLQKMLEEAVVNLGHSLEPLFLSAPPWLKGLVFEGVIGGAGSVLTFLPILVIFFAVLALLEDVGYMARAAFVMDRFMHLIGLHGKSFMPLCLGFGCNVPAIMGARILESRKARLLTLLLIPFVPCTARLAVLTFMTAALFGQAAALVSWSLLTLNILVLGIVGMAASALFLKDEQTPFIMELPLYHKPNPRTIGMVIWNRSLSFVKKAGTVIVLVSMVIWLLSYLPDGRLESSLLARGGRLLEPLGHPLGLDWKMVTALLTSILAKENAIATLGVLYGVGDEGLVRLLPSVISSASGLSFLVVLMLFVPCAATVAVMRQEMKDRRWFYLSLLLTLVISYLGGMGAYRFALWLGL, from the coding sequence GTGGATGAAGAGTTGATTCCTCTTTCCCTGCTGAAAGAGGGGGAGGAAGGCATCGTCCGTTCCGTACAGGGGGGGAAGGGACTGATCAGCAGGCTTGCCAGCATGGGGATCAGCCAGAACGCCCGGATTCGAGTTCTGCAAAGTGCCGGCGGCCGGTTTATTGTAGAGGCGGCCGACGCCCGCATCGCCCTGGGATGGTTCGAGGTCAGTCATATCGAGGTTGTCCGGAGTCATCCCCGCCGGGAGGAAACGGTCCCCGCTCCGGAGCGGCGGCGGTTGCTGGTGGCCCTTGCCGGTCAACCTAATGTAGGAAAGTCCACAATCTTTAACATCCTGACGGGACTTTCTCAACATGTGGGCAACTGGCCCGGGAAAACGGTGGAAAAGAAAGAAGGCACGTATATCACAGAAAACACGGAGATGCACATCACCGATCTTCCCGGAACGTACAGTCTTTCGGCCTTTTCGGAGGAGGAGCGCATTACCCGGGACTTCATTCTTCAAAACCGTCCCGATGTCATTGCCCTCCTGATCAATGCCGCCTCCCTGGAACGAAGCCTCTATCTCCTTTCCGAACTGCTCCTTCTCGGCCCTCCCGTGGTTGTGGCGCTCAATATGCTCGATGTCGCCGAATCCTCCGGAATTTTTATCGATCCGGCAAAGCTACGCAAGTCCCTCGGCATTCCCGTGGTGCCGATGATCGCCACAAAAAATTCCGGGATCAACGACCTCGTTGCCAAAATCCTCGCCACGGCAGATGGAGAAGAACCCTATCATCCCGTTATCCCGGGAGTTTCTCTCGATCATGAAGAGGTCTTCTGTGAACTGCTGGACCTGATCCATGAACACGTATCCCTGGAGTCCTACCCCTCGGACTGGGTCGCCATCAAGCTGATGGAGGGGGATGGGGAGATCTCCAAGATGGTGAAAGACCGGGTGCCGGACTTTGTCCGGGAACGGATCAATGCGCTGCTCATCGAACATGAGGACGCCCTTCGGGCCGTGGTGAACGGTCGCTATGCCTGGATCAAGGCGGTCACGGAAAAAGCGGTCTTCCGGAAACGAATGGAAGAAGTGCTGTTGACAGACCGGATCGATCATATCCTGACCCGTCCCGTCTGGGGAATCCCGATTCTGCTGGGGGTCTTCGCCCTGATCTTTCTTCTGACCTACACCGTCGGATTTCCCCTGCAGAAGATGCTGGAAGAGGCGGTCGTCAACCTGGGTCATTCCCTGGAACCTCTTTTTCTCTCCGCCCCGCCCTGGCTGAAAGGACTCGTGTTTGAGGGGGTCATCGGGGGAGCGGGCTCCGTGCTGACCTTTCTCCCCATCCTGGTCATCTTTTTCGCCGTTCTGGCGTTGCTGGAAGACGTGGGCTACATGGCGCGGGCGGCTTTTGTCATGGACCGCTTCATGCACCTCATCGGGCTGCACGGCAAAAGCTTCATGCCCCTGTGCCTGGGATTTGGATGCAATGTGCCCGCCATCATGGGCGCCCGAATCCTGGAATCCCGAAAAGCCCGGCTGCTCACCCTCCTGCTGATCCCCTTCGTCCCCTGCACGGCGCGACTGGCCGTCCTGACCTTCATGACCGCGGCGCTCTTCGGGCAAGCGGCAGCCCTCGTTTCCTGGTCCCTGCTGACTTTGAACATTCTCGTCCTGGGAATCGTCGGGATGGCGGCTTCGGCCCTTTTCCTCAAGGACGAACAGACCCCTTTTATCATGGAACTTCCCCTTTACCACAAGCCCAATCCCCGAACCATCGGCATGGTGATCTGGAACCGCTCCCTTTCCTTTGTTAAAAAAGCGGGGACGGTTATCGTCCTTGTTTCAATGGTGATCTGGCTCTTGTCTTATCTGCCGGACGGCAGGCTGGAAAGCAGCCTCCTGGCAAGGGGAGGACGACTTTTGGAACCGCTGGGCCATCCCCTGGGCCTGGATTGGAAAATGGTGACGGCCCTTTTGACCAGCATCTTAGCCAAGGAAAATGCCATTGCCACACTGGGAGTCCTTTACGGCGTGGGGGATGAAGGTCTCGTCCGCCTGCTTCCTTCGGTGATCAGTTCTGCATCGGGACTCTCCTTTCTCGTCGTCCTGATGCTCTTTGTCCCCTGCGCGGCCACGGTCGCGGTAATGAGGCAGGAGATGAAGGACCGGCGCTGGTTTTACCTTTCCCTGCTCCTGACCCTGGTCATTTCCTATCTGGGAGGCATGGGCGCCTACCGCTTCGCTCTCTGGCTCGGGTTGTGA